The Thioalkalivibrio sp. XN279 genome contains the following window.
TCAGGCCGCTGCCTGGTCGACCAGGCCCATGTCCTCGGCGGTCATGAGTTTTTCGATGTCGATGATGATGATCATGCGTTCGTCGACGGTGGCGAGGCCGTCGATGTATGCGGTGTCCAGGACGGTGCCGAACTCGGGAGCTGGCCGGACCTGGTCGTGGGCGAGGGAGGTGACGTCGGAGACGGCGTCGACGACCATGCCGATGACGCGCTTGCCGATGTTGAGGATGAT
Protein-coding sequences here:
- a CDS encoding chemotaxis protein CheW; translated protein: IILNIGKRVIGMVVDAVSDVTSLAHDQVRPAPEFGTVLDTAYIDGLATVDERMIIIIDIEKLMTAEDMGLVDQAAA